From Pseudonocardia autotrophica, one genomic window encodes:
- a CDS encoding UDP-glucose dehydrogenase family protein → MAQSNERADPPGALKISVIGCGYLGAVHAASMAELGHEVVGVEVDVEKAEALAAGRVPFFEPGFEELLQRSLASGRLSFSPHMKAAAGAAVHFLCVGTPQRRGEYAADLTYVEAATASLLDVLGPGELVVGKSTVPVGTAARLAELVAERVPEAALAWNPEFLREGFAVQDTLHPDRLVYGVADSAAGGAAGAGAPPVDAEALLDRVYAPIVADRTPKVVTDYATAEMVKTAANSFLATKISFINAMAELCEATGADVKQLADAIGHDDRIGRKFLNAGLGFGGGCLPKDIRAFMARAGELGADQALTFLREVDNINMRRRIRMVELARQVCDDSLLGKRIAVLGAAFKPDSDDIRDSPALNVAAQLQLQGANVRVTDPQALPNVRRQWAQLDCVDTPEEAAEGADAVLLLTEWRQYKELDPAAFGSVVKTRRVLDGRNALDREAWEAAGWTYRALGRRNV, encoded by the coding sequence ATGGCGCAGAGCAACGAGCGTGCCGACCCACCCGGGGCGTTGAAGATCTCGGTCATCGGCTGCGGCTATCTGGGCGCGGTGCACGCCGCGTCGATGGCCGAGCTGGGACACGAGGTCGTCGGTGTCGAGGTCGACGTCGAGAAGGCCGAGGCACTGGCCGCGGGCCGGGTGCCGTTCTTCGAGCCCGGTTTCGAGGAGCTGCTGCAGCGTTCGCTGGCGTCGGGCCGGCTGAGCTTCTCCCCGCACATGAAGGCGGCGGCCGGGGCGGCGGTGCACTTCCTGTGTGTCGGCACCCCGCAGCGGCGCGGCGAGTACGCGGCAGACCTGACCTACGTGGAGGCGGCGACGGCGTCGCTGCTCGACGTGCTCGGTCCCGGTGAGCTGGTGGTCGGCAAGTCCACCGTCCCGGTCGGGACGGCGGCCAGGCTGGCCGAGCTGGTCGCCGAGCGGGTGCCGGAGGCGGCGCTGGCCTGGAACCCGGAGTTCCTGCGCGAGGGCTTCGCGGTGCAGGACACACTGCACCCGGACCGGCTGGTCTACGGCGTCGCCGACAGTGCCGCAGGAGGAGCTGCCGGAGCCGGTGCTCCGCCGGTCGACGCGGAGGCCCTGCTGGACCGGGTGTACGCGCCGATCGTCGCCGACCGGACCCCGAAGGTCGTCACCGACTACGCGACCGCCGAGATGGTGAAGACCGCCGCCAACTCCTTCCTGGCGACCAAGATCTCGTTCATCAACGCGATGGCCGAGCTGTGCGAGGCCACCGGCGCCGACGTCAAGCAGCTCGCCGACGCGATCGGGCACGACGACCGGATCGGCCGCAAGTTCCTCAACGCCGGGCTCGGGTTCGGCGGCGGCTGCCTGCCCAAGGACATCCGCGCCTTCATGGCCCGGGCCGGTGAGCTGGGCGCCGACCAGGCCCTCACCTTCCTGCGCGAGGTCGACAACATCAACATGCGGCGCCGGATCCGGATGGTGGAGCTGGCCCGCCAGGTGTGCGACGACTCGCTGCTCGGCAAGCGGATCGCCGTACTGGGGGCGGCGTTCAAGCCGGACTCCGACGACATCCGGGACTCCCCGGCACTCAACGTCGCCGCCCAGCTCCAGCTGCAGGGGGCGAACGTGCGGGTCACCGATCCGCAGGCGCTGCCGAACGTGCGCAGGCAGTGGGCGCAGCTCGACTGCGTCGACACCCCGGAGGAGGCCGCCGAGGGTGCCGACGCGGTGCTGCTGCTGACCGAGTGGCGGCAGTACAAGGAGCTGGACCCGGCCGCCTTCGGCTCGGTGGTGAAGACCCGGCGGGTGCTCGACGGCCGCAACGCGCTCGACCGGGAGGCGTGGGAGGCCGCCGGCTGGACCTACCGCGCGCTGGGCAGGCGCAACGTCTGA
- a CDS encoding dTDP-4-dehydrorhamnose 3,5-epimerase family protein — MKATELSVDGVWLFEPTTFPDDRGSFTAPFQGSAFREALGFDLTVAQANQSVSRRGVIRGVHFADVPPGQAKYIYVAGGAVRDIVVDLRVGSPTFGRFEVVELDARTPRALYLAEGLGHGFQALTDRATVGYLCSTPYAPAAEHGIDPLDPELGLPWADGVPPVLSAKDRDAPTLRHALDTGMLPSRELCDVRYEQLRMDG, encoded by the coding sequence GTGAAGGCCACCGAACTCTCGGTCGACGGGGTGTGGCTGTTCGAGCCGACCACGTTCCCGGACGATCGCGGCTCGTTCACCGCGCCCTTCCAGGGCTCGGCGTTCCGCGAGGCGCTCGGGTTCGATCTCACCGTGGCCCAGGCGAACCAGTCGGTGAGCCGGCGCGGGGTGATCCGCGGCGTGCACTTCGCCGACGTCCCGCCGGGGCAGGCGAAGTACATCTACGTCGCCGGCGGCGCCGTGCGCGACATCGTCGTCGACCTGCGGGTGGGGTCGCCGACGTTCGGCCGGTTCGAGGTCGTCGAGCTCGACGCACGGACACCGCGGGCGCTGTACCTGGCCGAAGGACTGGGGCACGGGTTCCAGGCGCTGACCGACCGCGCGACAGTCGGCTATCTGTGCTCCACCCCGTACGCCCCGGCGGCCGAGCACGGGATCGACCCGCTGGATCCCGAACTGGGTCTGCCCTGGGCGGACGGGGTGCCGCCGGTGCTGTCGGCGAAGGACCGGGACGCCCCCACCCTGCGGCACGCGTTGGACACCGGGATGTTGCCCTCTCGCGAACTCTGCGACGTCCGGTACGAGCAGCTGCGGATGGATGGTTAG
- the rfbB gene encoding dTDP-glucose 4,6-dehydratase, giving the protein MQVVVTGGAGFIGSHLVRTVLADRHPSLAGAEVVVLDAFTYAGRIENLAPVRDSPRLRIEHADIRDPARVREVLTGADLVLHLAAETHVDRSIAGAADFVTTNVVGTQVLLQAALDLGVGRFVHVSTDEVYGSIDDGSWPETDPLLPNSPYAAAKAGSDLLARSYHRTHGLDVVLTRCSNNYGPYQFPEKVIPRFVSNLLDGRPVPLYGDGANVRDWLHVDDHCRGIVLAAAKGRAGEIYNIGGGTELSNIDLTFRLLAEVGAGEDMIERVADRKGHDRRYSVDWSKIRDELGYTPQVPFDEGLAATVAWYRDNRDWWEAVRR; this is encoded by the coding sequence ATGCAGGTCGTGGTCACCGGGGGAGCCGGGTTCATCGGCTCGCACCTCGTCCGTACGGTGCTCGCCGACCGGCACCCGTCGCTGGCCGGCGCCGAGGTCGTCGTGCTCGACGCGTTCACCTACGCCGGCCGGATCGAGAACCTCGCCCCGGTGCGCGACTCCCCGCGGCTGCGGATCGAGCACGCCGACATCCGCGACCCCGCCCGGGTCCGCGAGGTGCTCACCGGCGCCGACCTGGTGCTGCACCTGGCCGCCGAGACCCACGTGGACCGCTCGATCGCCGGCGCGGCGGACTTCGTGACCACCAACGTCGTCGGCACCCAGGTGCTGCTGCAGGCGGCGCTCGATCTCGGCGTCGGCCGGTTCGTGCACGTCTCCACCGACGAGGTGTACGGCTCCATCGACGACGGCTCGTGGCCGGAGACCGATCCGCTGCTGCCGAACTCGCCGTACGCGGCGGCGAAGGCGGGCAGCGATCTGCTGGCCCGCTCCTACCACCGCACGCACGGCCTGGACGTCGTGCTGACCCGCTGCTCGAACAACTACGGCCCGTACCAGTTCCCGGAGAAGGTGATCCCGCGTTTCGTCAGCAACCTGCTCGACGGTCGGCCGGTCCCGCTCTACGGCGACGGCGCCAACGTGCGGGACTGGCTGCACGTCGACGACCACTGCCGCGGCATCGTGCTGGCCGCGGCGAAGGGCCGGGCCGGTGAGATCTACAACATCGGTGGCGGTACCGAGCTGAGCAACATCGACCTCACGTTCCGGCTGCTCGCCGAGGTCGGCGCGGGCGAGGACATGATCGAGCGCGTCGCGGACCGTAAGGGACACGACCGCCGGTACTCGGTGGACTGGTCGAAGATCCGCGACGAGCTCGGCTACACGCCGCAGGTGCCGTTCGACGAGGGGCTGGCCGCGACCGTGGCCTGGTACCGGGACAACCGCGACTGGTGGGAGGCGGTGCGCAGGTGA
- the rfbD gene encoding dTDP-4-dehydrorhamnose reductase produces MRTCVLGADGQLGRALTAALPEAVALGRDALDIGDPGAVAGHDFTGVGVLFNAAAYTAVDRAETEPAAAWRANALGPAHLAAAAARHGFALVHVSTEYVFDGTAPGPIPEDTPLSPLGVYGASKAAGELAVRAGAPEHLIVRTSWVVGEGANFVATMARLAREGACPSVVDDQIGRPTFARDLAAALVALAGRERGTVHVTNDGEPVSWHGLATEVFARHGRDPADVRPVSTAEYAAGRPQARRPANSVLDLSLLTRAGVTMPAWRDALDDHPGARP; encoded by the coding sequence GTGCGCACATGCGTGCTGGGTGCGGACGGGCAGCTCGGACGGGCACTGACCGCGGCGCTGCCGGAGGCGGTCGCCCTCGGTCGCGATGCCCTCGACATCGGTGATCCGGGCGCCGTGGCCGGCCACGACTTCACCGGCGTCGGCGTGCTGTTCAACGCGGCCGCCTACACCGCCGTCGACCGGGCCGAGACCGAGCCCGCGGCGGCGTGGCGGGCCAACGCGCTCGGTCCGGCGCACCTGGCCGCGGCCGCCGCCCGGCACGGGTTCGCGCTCGTGCACGTCTCCACCGAGTACGTGTTCGACGGCACCGCTCCCGGCCCGATCCCCGAGGACACGCCGCTGTCCCCGCTCGGTGTCTACGGGGCGTCCAAGGCCGCCGGCGAGCTCGCGGTGCGGGCCGGGGCGCCCGAGCACCTGATCGTCCGCACCAGCTGGGTGGTGGGCGAGGGAGCGAACTTCGTGGCGACGATGGCCCGCCTCGCCCGGGAGGGTGCCTGCCCCTCCGTGGTCGACGACCAGATCGGCCGCCCGACCTTCGCCCGTGACCTGGCCGCGGCGCTGGTGGCACTCGCCGGGCGGGAACGCGGGACCGTGCACGTCACCAACGACGGCGAGCCGGTCAGCTGGCACGGCCTGGCCACCGAGGTGTTCGCCCGGCACGGCCGCGACCCGGCCGATGTCCGCCCGGTGTCCACCGCCGAGTACGCGGCAGGACGCCCGCAGGCCCGCCGCCCGGCGAACTCGGTGCTCGACCTGAGCCTGCTCACCCGCGCCGGCGTCACGATGCCGGCGTGGCGCGACGCCCTCGACGACCATCCGGGAGCCCGGCCGTGA
- the rfbA gene encoding glucose-1-phosphate thymidylyltransferase RfbA — MKGIILAGGTGSRLFPLTRAVSKQLLPVYDKPMIYHPLTTLMLAGIREILLISTPHDLPGFQRLLGDGAELGLEIGYAEQPSPNGLAEAFVIGAEHVRGGPSALVLGDNIFHGASFGSLLRRRAADVVSGRTGCVLFGYPVRDPERYGVGEADADGRLVSIEEKPQRPRSDRAITGLYLYDDQVVDIAASITPSARGELEITDVNRAYLEQGRAELQDLGRGFAWLDTGTHESLTDAGQYVRVLENRQGVRIACVEEVALRMGFIDADACHALGARQAGSGYGEYVMRVAEQFRG; from the coding sequence GTGAAGGGGATCATCCTGGCCGGGGGCACCGGCAGCCGGCTGTTCCCGCTCACCCGGGCGGTGTCGAAGCAGCTGCTGCCGGTCTACGACAAGCCGATGATCTACCACCCGTTGACCACGCTGATGCTGGCCGGGATCCGGGAGATCCTGCTCATCTCCACCCCGCACGACCTGCCCGGCTTCCAGCGGCTGCTCGGCGACGGCGCCGAGCTCGGCCTGGAGATCGGCTACGCCGAGCAGCCCAGCCCGAACGGGCTCGCCGAGGCGTTCGTGATCGGGGCCGAGCACGTCCGCGGCGGGCCGTCGGCGCTGGTGCTGGGCGACAACATCTTCCACGGCGCGTCGTTCGGCAGCCTGCTCCGACGCCGGGCCGCCGACGTGGTGAGCGGCCGGACCGGCTGCGTGCTGTTCGGCTACCCGGTGCGGGATCCGGAGCGTTACGGCGTCGGGGAGGCCGACGCCGACGGCCGGCTCGTCTCCATCGAGGAGAAGCCGCAGCGGCCCCGCTCCGATCGCGCGATCACCGGCCTCTACCTCTACGACGACCAGGTCGTCGACATCGCCGCCTCGATCACCCCGTCCGCGCGTGGCGAGCTGGAGATCACCGACGTCAACCGGGCCTATCTGGAACAGGGCCGGGCCGAGCTGCAGGACCTCGGCCGTGGCTTCGCCTGGCTGGACACCGGCACCCACGAGTCGCTGACCGACGCCGGCCAGTACGTCCGGGTGCTGGAGAACCGGCAGGGGGTGCGGATCGCGTGTGTCGAGGAGGTCGCCCTGCGGATGGGTTTCATCGACGCCGACGCCTGCCACGCGCTCGGCGCCCGCCAGGCCGGTTCCGGCTACGGCGAGTACGTGATGCGCGTCGCCGAGCAGTTCCGGGGCTGA
- a CDS encoding alkaline phosphatase D family protein: MTEVTAPVRRFQRGLFRLGQWLLGHRGGPEGDIEPGLLVVGKDAGTRQVRLWIGTLVHGCAAETLTARVRVDGAVGAAEAELTLLRFGFDDERPVTGWRAGTRFFHGHVVVDRLMPDAWGEAHVELAPVAGLREEHRRASCRVRTLPHRIGIGDTLTALVGSCYDADTDTTNALDAAFRRLRDEVAAPDLTLLTGDQVYADAPAKFYGTMARSTPRTYGLLEYWTSWGMQRYGEHHHLGMRELLTHGPHWFLPDDHEFWNNWPQSSVTARHSYANIVRAGIGTVRRYLALARRRPGDPVPVPADPGTVPEDPLVQNYHPPHPDEWDAWGRASFDLYGSFQTPSVRDRDTGRITRGELDDRAIGDPATADPHRPPRHDPAGQVHRPLNQLVQRIDLDEVQIVLLDTRTRRTRRTDDPELSAFVDDAAVEQVLAIAAEAPVLVLVTPQPLLVPPYRTRLRERPLGSRVERAIDLQIADYPDQYARFWDGLVTARDGRPTVTVGGDIHSSYVGHAPSLPLLELVSSPMSLVAGSTLFETLFAVPAKLLRALSGGSAVRDPYAPGAPLARIGDLRSRAVTAPDPDDGDVAVSLTGLGRGNPEGLGLLRIERTAEHLFRVRAALHTRSPRGGSREVTVELRTDRRGPDAMGPPEVTAAP, translated from the coding sequence GTGACCGAGGTGACGGCGCCCGTGCGGCGCTTCCAGCGCGGCCTGTTCCGGCTGGGCCAGTGGCTGCTCGGGCACCGCGGCGGCCCGGAGGGCGACATCGAGCCGGGGCTGCTGGTCGTCGGGAAGGACGCCGGTACCCGCCAGGTCCGGCTGTGGATCGGCACCCTGGTGCACGGCTGCGCCGCCGAGACGCTGACCGCGAGGGTGCGGGTCGACGGCGCGGTCGGTGCGGCGGAGGCGGAGCTCACGCTGCTCCGGTTCGGCTTCGACGACGAGCGCCCGGTCACCGGATGGCGGGCGGGCACCCGGTTCTTCCACGGCCACGTCGTCGTCGACCGGTTGATGCCCGACGCCTGGGGCGAGGCGCACGTGGAGCTCGCGCCGGTGGCGGGCCTGCGCGAGGAGCACCGTCGCGCGTCCTGCCGGGTGCGCACGCTCCCGCACCGGATCGGGATCGGCGACACGCTGACCGCACTGGTCGGTTCCTGCTACGACGCCGACACCGACACCACCAACGCGCTCGACGCCGCGTTCCGCAGGCTGCGCGACGAGGTCGCTGCACCTGACCTGACGCTGCTGACGGGTGATCAGGTCTACGCCGACGCGCCGGCGAAGTTCTACGGGACGATGGCGCGCAGCACCCCGCGCACCTACGGGCTGCTGGAGTACTGGACGTCGTGGGGGATGCAGCGCTACGGCGAGCACCACCATCTCGGGATGCGCGAGCTGCTCACGCATGGTCCGCACTGGTTCCTGCCCGACGACCACGAGTTCTGGAACAACTGGCCGCAGTCCTCGGTGACCGCCCGGCACTCCTACGCCAACATCGTGCGGGCGGGGATCGGCACCGTGCGCCGGTACCTGGCGCTGGCCCGGCGGCGTCCCGGGGATCCGGTGCCGGTGCCGGCCGATCCCGGCACGGTGCCGGAGGACCCGCTGGTGCAGAACTACCACCCGCCGCATCCCGACGAGTGGGACGCCTGGGGCCGCGCCTCGTTCGACCTGTACGGCTCGTTCCAGACGCCCAGCGTGCGCGACCGCGACACCGGCCGGATCACCCGTGGCGAGCTCGACGACCGGGCGATCGGGGATCCGGCGACGGCCGATCCGCACCGCCCGCCCCGGCACGACCCGGCCGGGCAGGTGCACCGGCCGTTGAACCAGCTGGTGCAGCGGATCGACCTCGACGAGGTGCAGATCGTGCTGCTCGACACCCGCACCCGGCGCACCCGGCGCACCGACGACCCGGAGCTGTCGGCGTTCGTCGACGACGCGGCGGTGGAGCAGGTGCTCGCCATCGCCGCCGAGGCGCCGGTGCTGGTGCTCGTCACCCCGCAGCCGCTGCTCGTCCCGCCGTACCGGACGCGGCTGCGCGAGCGCCCGCTCGGCTCCCGGGTGGAACGGGCGATCGACCTGCAGATCGCCGACTACCCCGACCAGTACGCCCGGTTCTGGGACGGCCTGGTCACCGCGCGGGACGGCCGCCCCACGGTGACCGTCGGCGGCGACATCCACTCCAGCTACGTCGGGCACGCGCCGTCGCTGCCCCTGCTGGAGCTGGTGTCGTCACCCATGTCGCTGGTCGCCGGATCCACCCTGTTCGAGACGCTGTTCGCGGTCCCGGCGAAGCTGCTGCGGGCGCTGTCCGGTGGGTCGGCGGTCCGCGACCCCTACGCGCCAGGTGCGCCGCTGGCCCGGATCGGTGACCTGCGCAGCCGGGCCGTCACCGCACCCGATCCGGACGACGGCGACGTCGCGGTCTCGCTGACCGGGCTCGGCCGCGGCAACCCGGAGGGCCTCGGACTGCTGCGCATCGAACGCACCGCCGAGCACCTGTTCAGGGTGCGCGCCGCGCTGCACACCCGGTCGCCGCGCGGCGGCTCCCGCGAGGTCACCGTCGAGCTGCGGACCGACCGGCGCGGACCCGACGCCATGGGTCCTCCGGAGGTGACGGCGGCGCCGTAG
- a CDS encoding GOLPH3/VPS74 family protein — protein sequence MGDLLLSEELLLIGLHDETGKADGWFDPSCLHGALVCDLIEGGAVTVDEKKKLHPAGRAPEHPALRKVYDVIAADGKPRTVSHWVSTLPWKHTKPAELVAERLVDNGVLSREEGKVLGLFRTTRLPALDPAPERALRERLRGILVTGIEPGAHDALLITLLHSTSQVKAALAGVDPAQRKIGTKRAATIAKGLKDNPVVKAQYDAAMVALVTTVATTAVVTSSGSG from the coding sequence ATGGGGGATCTGTTGCTCAGCGAGGAACTGCTGCTCATCGGCCTGCACGACGAGACCGGGAAGGCCGACGGCTGGTTCGACCCGTCGTGCCTGCACGGCGCGCTGGTCTGCGACCTGATCGAGGGCGGCGCCGTGACCGTCGACGAGAAGAAGAAGCTGCACCCGGCAGGCCGCGCGCCCGAGCACCCGGCGCTGCGGAAGGTCTACGACGTCATCGCGGCCGACGGCAAGCCGCGCACCGTCTCGCACTGGGTGAGCACGCTGCCGTGGAAGCACACGAAGCCGGCCGAGCTGGTCGCCGAGCGACTGGTCGACAACGGTGTGCTCAGCCGCGAGGAGGGCAAGGTCCTCGGGCTGTTCCGGACCACCCGGCTGCCCGCACTCGATCCGGCCCCGGAGCGCGCGTTGCGGGAGCGGCTGCGCGGGATCCTGGTCACCGGGATCGAGCCGGGGGCGCACGACGCACTGCTGATCACGCTGCTGCACTCGACGTCGCAGGTGAAGGCGGCGCTCGCCGGGGTGGACCCGGCGCAGCGGAAGATCGGGACGAAGCGGGCGGCGACGATCGCGAAGGGACTGAAGGACAACCCCGTGGTGAAGGCGCAGTACGACGCGGCGATGGTGGCGTTGGTGACGACGGTGGCGACCACGGCGGTGGTCACGTCGTCGGGGTCGGGCTGA
- a CDS encoding nucleoside-diphosphate sugar epimerase/dehydratase, which produces MRRWTSDVTRTSGHNITFGGIIDALTWTPALAVAAWLRLDGELWTVVTPSELVVAFAVAFAIQMAVSRLVDRLRGRQVMGAVDDALHVVCSFSVTGTTLFAIGLIPPVTIPRSLPLIALLVAVPLAVGQRVGRRLLHERRSRPDPASSAKVIVFGAGWGGQQIVRSMLGEPGSGYLPVSLVDDDPQVRARRISGVPVSGTRSDIPEIATRTGAEFLVIAIRDLEVEDMREISRIATGAGLQVKVIPALREMFRPWIGFSDLQDLDIADLIGRTPVEVDLTSIADYVAGRCVLVTGAGGSIGSELCRQLNQYGPASLLMLDRDESALHALQLSIHGRALLDSPDVILADIRDADTLLHLFQERRPDVVFHAAALKHLPMLEQYPEEAWQTNVVGTANVLAAARATDVSRFVNISTDKAANPTSVLGYSKRLGERLIAGAAQTAAGTYVSVRFGNVLGSRGSVLTTFAEQIGSGQPVTITHPDVTRFFMTIPEAVRLVIQAGAVGRPGEALVLDMGDPVRIVDIARQLTVLAGRSVQIVYTGLRDGEKLHEELFGDDEQDVRPVHPAVSHVPVPPLYDDVRTMTIRPGQAGAAMRAFVDGDTVLNVPGGRAGSDDILAAVISIGDRR; this is translated from the coding sequence ATGCGAAGGTGGACATCGGACGTCACCCGGACCAGCGGTCACAACATCACGTTCGGCGGCATCATCGACGCGCTGACCTGGACTCCAGCCTTGGCGGTAGCTGCCTGGCTGAGACTCGACGGTGAGCTGTGGACGGTCGTCACTCCGAGTGAACTCGTGGTCGCGTTCGCGGTGGCGTTCGCGATCCAGATGGCCGTCTCGAGGCTTGTCGATCGGCTTCGTGGGCGCCAAGTGATGGGCGCGGTCGATGATGCACTTCACGTCGTCTGCTCATTTTCCGTAACTGGCACAACACTTTTCGCGATCGGCCTGATTCCTCCGGTCACCATTCCCCGGTCACTCCCGTTGATCGCCCTCCTGGTTGCCGTGCCGCTGGCCGTCGGTCAGCGGGTCGGGCGTCGGCTGCTCCACGAACGGCGCTCGCGACCCGATCCTGCGTCCTCCGCGAAGGTGATCGTGTTCGGCGCAGGGTGGGGAGGGCAGCAGATCGTCCGTTCGATGCTCGGCGAACCCGGCTCGGGCTATCTCCCGGTCTCGCTGGTCGACGACGACCCGCAGGTACGTGCACGCCGGATCTCCGGGGTCCCGGTCAGCGGAACACGCTCCGACATCCCGGAGATCGCGACCCGGACCGGGGCGGAGTTCCTGGTGATCGCCATCCGAGACCTCGAGGTCGAGGACATGCGCGAGATCAGCCGGATCGCCACGGGAGCGGGCCTGCAGGTCAAAGTCATCCCCGCGCTGCGGGAGATGTTCCGACCCTGGATCGGGTTCTCCGACCTGCAGGACCTCGACATCGCCGACCTCATCGGCCGCACTCCGGTCGAGGTCGACCTGACCTCGATTGCCGACTACGTGGCCGGGCGGTGTGTACTCGTCACCGGAGCAGGTGGCTCGATCGGCTCGGAGCTGTGCCGGCAACTGAACCAGTACGGGCCGGCGAGCCTGTTGATGCTGGACCGGGACGAATCGGCGTTGCACGCACTGCAACTGTCCATCCACGGGCGGGCACTGCTGGACTCGCCCGACGTGATCCTCGCCGACATCCGGGACGCAGACACCCTCCTGCACCTCTTCCAGGAGAGACGTCCCGACGTGGTGTTCCATGCAGCGGCGCTCAAGCATCTCCCGATGCTCGAGCAGTATCCGGAGGAGGCGTGGCAGACCAACGTCGTCGGCACGGCGAACGTGCTCGCGGCCGCCAGGGCGACGGACGTCAGCCGATTCGTGAACATCTCAACCGACAAGGCGGCCAACCCGACCAGCGTCCTCGGTTATTCGAAACGACTGGGCGAGCGACTGATCGCGGGCGCCGCCCAGACCGCGGCGGGCACCTACGTCTCCGTGCGGTTCGGCAACGTGCTGGGCAGCCGCGGATCGGTCCTGACCACGTTCGCCGAGCAGATCGGTTCGGGTCAGCCGGTCACCATCACACACCCTGATGTCACCCGGTTCTTCATGACGATCCCGGAGGCGGTCCGGTTGGTGATCCAGGCCGGCGCGGTCGGGCGGCCCGGCGAGGCTCTGGTGCTCGACATGGGCGATCCCGTCCGGATCGTCGACATCGCCCGGCAACTCACGGTGCTGGCCGGCCGGTCGGTGCAGATCGTCTACACGGGCCTCAGGGACGGCGAGAAGCTGCACGAGGAGCTGTTCGGCGACGACGAGCAGGACGTACGACCGGTCCACCCGGCGGTATCCCACGTCCCGGTGCCGCCGTTGTATGACGACGTGCGGACGATGACGATCCGGCCCGGCCAGGCGGGTGCCGCGATGCGTGCGTTCGTGGACGGCGACACCGTGCTGAACGTGCCCGGCGGACGCGCCGGTTCCGACGACATCCTCGCCGCAGTGATCTCGATCGGGGACCGCCGATGA